From the Anoplopoma fimbria isolate UVic2021 breed Golden Eagle Sablefish chromosome 14, Afim_UVic_2022, whole genome shotgun sequence genome, one window contains:
- the ark2ca gene encoding E3 ubiquitin-protein ligase RNF165: MVLVHVGYLVLPVFGSVRNRGAHFTRHQHSHATSCRHFHLGAPQAPISAEFPLGHASQPPQNGLAAHLPPAHHPPLTALPAPPQFQDVPGPPFLPQALHQQYLIQQQLLEAQHRRILPHSRRTQERIPLNPHRLRSGYEYTPPLHVPQQMTQQQRYLAEGTDWDLSVDAGLPHHQYQLQQLPQHYQHYLASPRMHHFPRNTSSAQVVVHEIRNYPYPQLHLLALQSLNPSRHATAVRESYEELLQLEDRLGSVSRGAVQTTIERFTFPHKYKKVRKMDRKPLLLKIGEEEETDVDEKCTICLSMLEDGEDVRRLPCMHLFHQGCVDQWLATSRKCPICRVDIETQLNPDS; encoded by the exons GAGCACACTTCACCAGGCATCAACACAGCCATGCTACCTCCTGCCGACACTTTCACCTGGGCGCCCCCCAGGCACCCATCTCGGCAGAGTTCCCCCTGGGACACGCCAGCCAGCCGCCTCAGAACGGCCTCGCCGCCCACCTGCCCCCGGCACACCACCCGCCCCTCACTGCCCTGCCCGCTCCCCCTCAGTTCCAGGATGTGCCGGGGCCTCCATTCCTACCTCAGGCCTTACACCAGCAATACctcatccagcagcagcttctcgAAGCGCAGCACCGCCGGATCCTCCCGCACTCCAG AAGAACCCAGGAGCGTATTCCCCTGAACCCTCACCGACTGCGCTCAGGCTATGAGTACACCCCTCCCCTCCACGTTCCCCAGCAAATGACACAGCAGCAGCGGTACCTGGCCGAAGGCACCGACTG GGATCTCAGTGTTGATGCTGGCCTCCCTCACCACCAGTACCAGCTCCAGCAGCTTCCACAGCACTATCAGCATTACCTGGCCTCCCCTCGAATGCACCACTTCCCCAGGAACACATCCTCTGCACAAGTG GTTGTGCATGAAATCAGAAACTACCCGTACCCCCAGCTGCACCTGTTGGCACTGCAAAGTCTGAACCCGTCGAGGCACGCCACCGCTGTGCGAGAAAGTTATGAG GAGCTGTTGCAGTTGGAGGACCGGTTGGGGAGTGTCAGCAGAGGAGCGGTTCAGACAACCATAGAGCGGTTCACCTTTCCACACAAATACAAGAAGGTACGGAAGATGGAT AGGAAGCCCCTGCTGCTGAAGatcggggaggaggaggaaacagatgTGGATGAGAAATGTACCATCTGTTTGTCAATGCTGGAGGACGGAGAGGACGTCAG gAGATTGCCCTGCATGCACCTCTTCCACCAGGGCTGCGTGGACCAATGGCTGGCCACCAGCAGGAAGTGTCCGATCTGTCGAGTTGACATCGAAACACAGCTGAACCCCGACAGCTGA